Part of the Polyangia bacterium genome is shown below.
GGTGTCCGCGAACGGGTGCTGCCGGTGGCGCGCGGGCTGGCCGATCTTTTGATCGACACCGAAGGCAAGCAACGCCAGGCCTCCTTGAAGGCGCAGGCTGCCAACTCGAGCCAGGCGGTGAAGACCGCCGTCGCCCAGGCCAACGAGGCGCGCAAGATCGCCGCCGATGCCGTCGCCGCCGCCGGGCAGGGGCCGCCGCCCATCACCGAACTGAACACGTTGCGCGCCGCCGAGGACCGCTTGCGCGCCGTCCAGGCCGAATCGGTTGCCGTGGATTATCAGCTTCGCCAGGTCGCCCAGGGCCAGACCTTGCGTTTCGAAGAGGTCGACCCCGGTCACGATCCGTCCGAGCCCCCCGCGAAGTCGATCACCGTGCTGATGACGGTTCTGCTGGCCGCCGCCATTTCTTTTCCGGTGTGCCTGTTGTTTGTCGGGGCGTTCGATCCCTATGTTCAAAACGGCGACGACGTGGCGCGGGCTGGAATAAGGGTTTTGGGGATCGTTCCCGGAGGGGCCGTCCAAAGGGACCTTGCAGGCGACGCCGAACAACCCAGTGTATAGTTTTATCGTATGAAAGCTGACCAGGAGCGCAGTCCCAGAGAACACCTGCAGTTAGCTGCGGTGTTCATCCGGCGCGCGTTTCGAGCGGCGCGCTGGGGGGCCTTGGCCTTGGTCCTCGGGCTGGGGGCGACTGCGGTGGTGATCCTGGCCGCCAAGCGGTCGTATCGATCGGAGACGGTCATCATGTATGACCGCGGCGTGCGGGCCGGTGCAGTGGTCAGCGGCGCCGAGGTGGATTCGCCGCGACAGGTGGCCACGCGCATCCAGGACATGATGATGTCCCGGCAGCGTCTGCAAAAGACCATCCAGCAGTTCGGTCTGTACCCCAGCATCGTCAGTCAGCACAGCTACGTCGACGCCGTGGACGAGATGCGCAAGAAACTCAAGTTCACCGCGCGCGAGGGCTACACCTATCACGTGTCCTTCGAAAGCGATTCGCGCGAGCAGGCCCAGAAGGTGCTGGCGGCGTTCGTCGACGAGCTGATCGACGAGGACGCGGTCTCGCGCAAGCGTGAGGCCGAGTCGACCAAGACGTTTCTCGACGCCGAGAAGAAGCAGGCCGATCAAGATCTGAAGACGCGCGAGGCGGCGCTGTCCGCGTTCCTGATTCAGCACCCCGAGCTGGCGGCTGAATCAGCGTCGGCGGCCAGCGCCGGCGGGGCCATTCGCGCCGCCGATCGGGAACGTGTGGCCGCCAACCCGGCCGAGCTGGCGGGCCTAGAGATGCAGGCGTCGCAGATCGAAGAAATGATCTCGGCGGCGGCGTCAGCGCGACCGTTGCCTGCCGCGGCGTCACCGGCTGATCAGGCGGCCGCGATGGGGCGGTCGCAGGCGGAGGCGGCCCTGAGCGCCGCACGCCGCGACCTGGCCGACAAGCGGGCCACGTTCACCGACGAGCACCCCGATGTAAAAGCGGCGCAGCGTCGCGTGCAGGACGCGGAGGCCGATGTTCGGCGCGCCAACGCGGCGATCTCTGGCCACCCGGCGGAGGCGGCCGGCGCGGCCGCTGCTGGGGAGGAGGATCCCAACTCGCGCGTGGCTGCGCTCCGCCGGGCGCTGCAAGCGGTGCGCACGCAGATCGCCACCATTCGCACTCGCCAGGTCCCGAGAGCGCCGGTGCCGCATGCCTCCCAGCAGGGCGCGGTCGCCGTCGACACCGAGTGGACCCGGCTTTTTCGCGAGGTCTCCGAGGCGCGCGAGCGGCAGTCGCAGCTTGAAGCGCGCCAGTTTCAGACCAGCCTGTTCGCCACCCTGGCCAGCAGTGGGGAAGCGGGACGCTTGGTGGTGGTCGATCCGGCTTTCAAACCGACGCGCCCGGTGGCCGGCCGCCGCGCGACGATGGCCGCTTTGGGCGGGTTCGGTTCGGTCATGTTGGCCTTGCTGGTGATGCTGGCCCTGGCCTTTCTTGACGAGCGGCTTTACTCGACCTCCGACGTTCACCGCGTGATCGGTGATCAATTCGTCATCCTGGTCCCCAGTTTGCCGATCAACGAGCGAAAGGGCCTGCCTCCTCACAGCGGCGGCGAAAGCTAACCCATGGCGACCCGCCCCTGGCCACCGCGCGTGATCCGACAGGACGGCACGGTCGCGCCCGCGTTGGCCACCACGCCGGGCGAGACCGAACCGACGTCGGATGACGAGGCGCTCAGCGGTCCGACTTCGTCGATGTCGCCGCCCACCATGGTCGGGACGGCGGCCGCGCGCCCGGAGGACAATCGCCAGACCGGCGCACAGCCGCAGCCCACGCTCTCAACCCGACCGTCGCGGGTGGCCGAGGTGACGCGCGAGAGCGGCACGCGAAGCACCACCAGCCTGCAGGTGCGCCAGGCCCGCGGCGTGCTGCAGCCGGTGCGCGATCGCGCTCATCAAGGCCGCGGTCCCGATGGCGAGACGCCGCTCGGCGAGTCGCGCGCCCTCGCCGTCGCCGACAAGCAGGGCGAAATCTTCTTCGTCAAGCACACCATGACCGCCGATGCGCCCGACGCGCGGCTGGCCATGTTGCGCGACCGCGATTCGCACCGGGCGGCCAGCTATCGTCTGCTGCGCCAGCGGCTGGTCGAGCATGGCGATCCCAAGGTCATCCTGGTGACCAGCGCGCGCAACCGCGAAGGCAAGACCACCTCGGCGACGAACCTGGCTTTGGCTTACGCCGAACAGGGGCATTCACGGGTGTTGCTGATCGAGGCGAACTTCCGCTCGGCGGCGCTGGGTGAGCTTTTCGGCTTCAAACCGCCGCGGTGTTTGTCCGTGCAGCTGGATCGCCACCGCGATCGGCCGATGGATCCCTGGGTGGTGGTGCAAGTGGCGCCCATCGACGTGCACGTGGTGGCGGTGCATCCGAACTGCTGCCCGTCGTGCTCGCGGGTTCTGGTGTCGGGCGCCAGCTTTTGCGGCGACTGCGGGCGCAAGGTTTCGAACGACGCCATCCGGTTGGATCGGGTGACGTTCGCCGCCTCGATCCAGCGTTTTCGCAAGGCGTTCGATTACATCATCATCGACGGTCCGTCGGTGCTGGAGAGCGCCGACGTCAACCTGATCCAGGACACCGCCGACGGCATCGTGATGGCGGTGCGCGGGAAACACTCCGACGCGCGGTCGCTGAAACGGGCCATGGATCAGGTTTCGCCGGCGCCCGTTCTGGGCGTGGCGCTGGTCGAAGACTAGGCGCTATTTCTGGTTCAGGTAGAAGCGGGCGGTTCGGCGCAGGCCTTCGGCGAAAGGGATGGCCGCCGAGTAGCCCAGGCGCTGACGAGCCTCGCTGATGTCGGCCAGCGAGTGCTTGACGTCGCCCTTGCGGCTCTCGCCGTGGTGAACCGTCAGATGCTTGCCCAGGATCTGGCCAATCTGCTCCACCACTTCGTTCAGGCTGGTGGCGGCGCCGCAGGCCACGTTGAACACGCGGCCCGACGCCTCGGCGGCCGGCGCCGCTGCTGCTTTCAAGTTGGCCTCGACGGTGTTGTCGATGAAGCAGAAGTCGCGCGACTGCGTACCGTCGCCGTGAATGGTCAGCGCCTTGTCCGCCATCCCGAAGGTGATGAAGCGCGGGATCACCGCCGCGTACTCCGACAGCGGATCCTGGCGCGGGCCAAAGACGTTGAAATAGCGCAAGCACACCGTCTCGAGGCCGTAGGCGCGCGCGTAGACTTGACAGTATTGTTCTCCCGCCAGCTTGGCCGCCGCGTACGGCGACAACGGCAAAGGACGCATGGTCTCGACCTTGGGCATGGTGGGCGTATCGCCATAGGCCGACGACGAGGCGGCATAGACCAGGCGGCGGACGCCCGCCTTCCGCGCCGTCTCCAGCACCCGCAGCGTGCCGGTGGCGTTGGCCTCGTGGCTGGCCAGCGGCGCTGCCATCGACCGCGGCACCGACGGGATGGCCGCCTGATGAAAGACCACTTCGACACCGCGCAAGGCCCGGGTCAGGGTATCGCCGTCCAGAATGTCGCCTTCGATAAGTTCAATTTGGGCGGCAACGTCGCTAAGGTTCTCTCGTTTTCCCGAAAAGAAGTTATCGAGAATACGAACCCGATCCCCCCGTTCCAGTAACGCGCGGGCTATTGACGATCCGATGAACCCAGCTCCGCCGGTGATAAGAAACATGCGCTTCACAGTACCGCAGAGTGTGTCGGTTGGGATCGGCAACCGCGCGCGCGGCCGCGCCAAGCGCCGCCGTCGGGCGGGGTTTCTGTTTGCGTTGTCGGCGACCAGAGGTTACGCTGTCGAGGAGTCTTATCCCTGATGAACGGCCTTTCCCTCGCCGTTGGCGCCTGTTCGTCGCGTTCCGCCGGAGGCGGGTTGTGATGGCCCGCCGCAACCAAATGGCCAGGGGTTTGGACCGCGCCGGGTTGACGCCGCTGGCGTTGCGGATGCTGGGCCAGTCGTGGTGGCCGTGGCCGCGGCTGACCGTGCTGCTTTACCACCGCGTGGAAGAGCCCGACGCCATCGGCGAGTTGGACCCGCACATGGTCGACGCGACGCCCGCCGAGTTCGACACCCAGATGGGCATCCTGGCTCGGTATTTCACGCCGGTCACCGTCGACCAGATCATCGAGGCGCGCCACGGCGGTTCGCTGCCGTCCAACGCGGCCATCGTCACCTTCGACGACGGTTACCGCGACAACTATCGCAACGCGGTTCCCATTCTCAAACGCCACGGGATGAACGCGGTCTTTTTTGTCACCACCGATTACGTCACCGAACGGCGGCTGTTCTGGTGGGAGATGATACACGTGGTCGTTCGGCGCAGCACGCGCGGCGAGATCACCTTGACCTATCCGTTTCCGTGCGCGTTTCCGCTGCGCGGCGACGCGGCCAGGGACGAAGCGATCAAGAAAGTCATCCGTATCGTCAAAAGCAGTTATGCCATGGACCTGCCGCGCTTCTTGGAAGAGCTTTGCCGCGGCTGTGGCGTCACCTGGTCGCGCAAAGAAGACGAGGAGGAAGCCGAGCGGTCCATCCTCACCTGGGACGACGTGCGGGCGCTGCGCGCCGCCGGCATGGATGTGCAGTCGCACACGCGCACGCATCGGGTGCTGGGCACGCTGCCGGACGAAGCTTTCGAAAACGAGCTGGCCGGCTCGAAGCGCGAGCTGGAAGAACGCATCGATGCCCCGGTGCGGAGCATCTCTTATCCGGTGGGCAAGAGCATCGCCACCGAGCCGCGCATTCGCCAGGCGCTGGCCCGGGCCGGCTATGAGCTGGGCTTCACCAGCAGCCCGGGCCTGGTGCGCATGAACGGCCACGAGGATTGCCTGGATTTAAAGCGCATTCCCATCGATCGCGGGATCTCCGCCGCCACCTTTCGCGGCGCCCTGGCGCTGCCGTGGCTTGCTGGCTGACGGTCTTCCATCTATAGCTAGATCCATGACGGGGTTTCGCAGCCGCACTTCGACGCATGGCCGCAATATGGCCGGGGCTCGTTCACTCTGGCGCGCCACCGGGATGACCGACGCCGACTTTGGCAAGCCCATCGTCGCCATCGCCAACAGCTTCACCCAGTTCGTTCCCGGGCACGTGCACCTGCACGACGTCGGGCAGCGGGTGAAGAAGGTCGTCGACGCCGCCGGCGGTTGGGGCGTCGAGTTCAACACCATCGCCGTCGACGACGGCATCGCCATGGGCCACGGCGGAATGCTGTATTCGCTGCCCAGCCGCGATCTCATCGCCGACAGCGTCGAGTACATGGTGAACGCCCACTGTGCCGACGCCCTGATCTGCATCTCCAACTGCGACAAGATCACGCCCGGCATGTTGATAGCGACGATGCGCCTGAACGTTCCGACCATCTTCGTCTCGGGCGGGCCGATGGAAGCCGGCAAGATGGTGGGCACGCACGGTCGCGACGGCAAGGCGCTGGTGCGCAAGCTGGATCTGATCGATTCGATGATCGCCGCCAGCGACGAGAAGGTCAGCGACGAGGAGCTGGGCCGCATGGAACGCTCGGCCTGTCCGACGTGCGGGTCGTGCTCGGGCATGTTCACCGCCAACAGCATGAACTGCCTGAACGAAGCGTTGGGTCTGGCCCTGCCGGGCAACGGCACGCTGCTGGCGACGCACGCTCGCCGCTGGGAGTTGTTCGCCGACGCCGCCGGCCGCATCGTCGAGATGGCCAACCGCTTTTATCTGCAGAACGACAGCAGCGTGCTTCCGCGCAGCATCGCCACCAAGGAAGCGTTCGAGAACGCCATGACGTTGGACATCGCCATGGGCGGATCGACGAACACCGTGCTGCACATCCTGGCCATCGCTCACGAGGCGGGCGTGAACTTCACCATGAAGGACATCGATCGCCTGTCGCGCAAGGTGCCGAACATCTGCAAGGTGGCGCCATCGTCGCATTACCACGTCGAAGACGTGCACCGCGCCGGCGGCATCTTCACCATCCTGGGCGAGCTCGATCGCGCTGGTTTGATCCACCGCGAAGCGCGCACCATCCACGCTCCGTCGATCGGAGCAGCGCTGACCACCGAGGACATCCGGCGGCCCACCACCACCGCCGCCGCCAAGCAGCGCGCGCTGGCCGCCCCGGGCGGCGTGCCGACCCAGGTGGCGTTCTCCCAGGACAA
Proteins encoded:
- a CDS encoding CpsD/CapB family tyrosine-protein kinase gives rise to the protein MATRPWPPRVIRQDGTVAPALATTPGETEPTSDDEALSGPTSSMSPPTMVGTAAARPEDNRQTGAQPQPTLSTRPSRVAEVTRESGTRSTTSLQVRQARGVLQPVRDRAHQGRGPDGETPLGESRALAVADKQGEIFFVKHTMTADAPDARLAMLRDRDSHRAASYRLLRQRLVEHGDPKVILVTSARNREGKTTSATNLALAYAEQGHSRVLLIEANFRSAALGELFGFKPPRCLSVQLDRHRDRPMDPWVVVQVAPIDVHVVAVHPNCCPSCSRVLVSGASFCGDCGRKVSNDAIRLDRVTFAASIQRFRKAFDYIIIDGPSVLESADVNLIQDTADGIVMAVRGKHSDARSLKRAMDQVSPAPVLGVALVED
- a CDS encoding SDR family oxidoreductase: MFLITGGAGFIGSSIARALLERGDRVRILDNFFSGKRENLSDVAAQIELIEGDILDGDTLTRALRGVEVVFHQAAIPSVPRSMAAPLASHEANATGTLRVLETARKAGVRRLVYAASSSAYGDTPTMPKVETMRPLPLSPYAAAKLAGEQYCQVYARAYGLETVCLRYFNVFGPRQDPLSEYAAVIPRFITFGMADKALTIHGDGTQSRDFCFIDNTVEANLKAAAAPAAEASGRVFNVACGAATSLNEVVEQIGQILGKHLTVHHGESRKGDVKHSLADISEARQRLGYSAAIPFAEGLRRTARFYLNQK
- a CDS encoding polysaccharide deacetylase family protein — encoded protein: MARGLDRAGLTPLALRMLGQSWWPWPRLTVLLYHRVEEPDAIGELDPHMVDATPAEFDTQMGILARYFTPVTVDQIIEARHGGSLPSNAAIVTFDDGYRDNYRNAVPILKRHGMNAVFFVTTDYVTERRLFWWEMIHVVVRRSTRGEITLTYPFPCAFPLRGDAARDEAIKKVIRIVKSSYAMDLPRFLEELCRGCGVTWSRKEDEEEAERSILTWDDVRALRAAGMDVQSHTRTHRVLGTLPDEAFENELAGSKRELEERIDAPVRSISYPVGKSIATEPRIRQALARAGYELGFTSSPGLVRMNGHEDCLDLKRIPIDRGISAATFRGALALPWLAG
- the ilvD gene encoding dihydroxy-acid dehydratase → MTGFRSRTSTHGRNMAGARSLWRATGMTDADFGKPIVAIANSFTQFVPGHVHLHDVGQRVKKVVDAAGGWGVEFNTIAVDDGIAMGHGGMLYSLPSRDLIADSVEYMVNAHCADALICISNCDKITPGMLIATMRLNVPTIFVSGGPMEAGKMVGTHGRDGKALVRKLDLIDSMIAASDEKVSDEELGRMERSACPTCGSCSGMFTANSMNCLNEALGLALPGNGTLLATHARRWELFADAAGRIVEMANRFYLQNDSSVLPRSIATKEAFENAMTLDIAMGGSTNTVLHILAIAHEAGVNFTMKDIDRLSRKVPNICKVAPSSHYHVEDVHRAGGIFTILGELDRAGLIHREARTIHAPSIGAALTTEDIRRPTTTAAAKQRALAAPGGVPTQVAFSQDKYFSEPDTDEQKGCIRDVPHAYSQEGGLAVLHGNIAQDGCIVKTAGVDSSIWTFEGPARIFHSQDAACDAIMDNKIHAGDVLVILYEGPKGGPGMQEMLYPTSFLKGKDLGKACALVTDGRFSGGTSGLSIGHVSPEAAEGGALGLVEEGDRIHIDIPRRAINVVLDDATLARRRQAMEARGANAWRPNRDRVVSQALQAYALMTTSAARGAVRDLVQLEKKR